A window from Plasmodium cynomolgi strain B DNA, chromosome 7, whole genome shotgun sequence encodes these proteins:
- a CDS encoding hypothetical protein (putative): protein MQTYVATDSRAFCPPTRENMFKVASYVPYIYKCSNGRNFFKFYNQIKTKGYSDLLNFAKGLYLCLCRNCHKNDDLFIHFSKQLFRDIHGENFVERNKKDLCLLMLLYMKCKKRSKSFVLGKDIIKHISCAIEENLDNFDEDDLSTVLTFLNCTANNKLYSPHGIIKNDVSARITTQIIQRSDNYLHNFRQTKNLCILYSYLCRENISIKLHNNILWRIFSDVDRCGDTDLTNIVFNFYYINSVFFKKFLSKICELCAHEGGQICEVGHTQNGSLCTSKIEKQNDRRAETCRSEEVTSLTKKWDEELTSQEEHSGGSTLSSDGVARHSNPVYKCDMLGRTAGDTHFSQEKPTPYVTYGNIFNLYSCSIFLHGFINHYNNLFLKRRIGKLLDRCNFIDNIWKNCRLMHIFYYTLEYYINTGVRLEMNADSVERILRKGYTDEDVAHKMKEVKLYSNIFCADNIKLLMYVYQGGVRYYGRYFDACRAFLDKYILNLLQEGVSKDESTGKNTTKGTTRIKDEHIYLLLSVLNQMNVQNEVTFDLVMRNFKLHGKSYPLRASLLMLQFCHSHGGDDSYRTIYTHIGRTVDSLISCDNAILPNNFGVLFFPPFLVKEGIRRMYLSLFVKSAKWYLHRKEKTQTYRLTDELLYFALSYNILWRDTNAHGESFLKYFKLKELKKIYEFIHEFEKITKKIPSN from the exons ATGCAGACATATGTCGCTACAGACTCACGAGCGTTTTGCCCCCCCACACGGGAGAACATGTTTAAGGTGGCCTCGTACGTCccatatatttacaaatgctcaaatggaagaaacttcttcaaattttacaACCAAATAAAGACAAAGGGGTACTCCGATTTGCTTAATTTTGCGAAGGGCCTGTATCTGTGCTTGTGCAGGAATTGCCACAAAAATG ATGACctgttcatacatttttcgAAACAATTGTTCAGAGACATTCATGGGGAAAATTTCGTGGAGAGGAACAAGAAAGACCTGTGCTTGCTAATGCTGTTGTATatgaaatgcaaaaaaaggagtaaatcGTTTGTACTCGGGAAGGACATAATTAAACACATAAGTTGCGCAATCGAAGAAAATTTAGACAACTTCGATGAAGATGATCTCTCCACCGTTTTGACCTTCTTAAACTGCACAGCGAATAACAAATTGTACTCACCCCAcggtataataaaaaatgacgtaAGCGCCAGAATTACAACACAGATTATTCAACGAAGCGATAATTATTTGCACAATTTCAGGCAGACGAAAAATCTGTGCATATTGTACAGTTATTTATGCAGAGAAAACATAAGCATCAAATTGCATAATAACATTTTGTGGCGAATTTTTAGCGATGTAGATCGCTGCGGGGACACCGATTTGACTAACATTGTATTTAACTTTTACTACATTAacagcgttttttttaaaaaatttttaagcaaaatatGCGAGCTGTGTGCACACGAGGGGGGGCAAATATGCGAAGTAGGCCATACTCAGAATGGTTCGCTTTGTACCAGCAAAAtagaaaagcaaaacgatAGGAGAGCTGAAACGTGCAGGAGTGAGGAGGTCACATCGTTGACGAAGAAATGGGATGAGGAGTTAACCTCTCAGGAGGAACATTCCGGAGGAAGCACACTCAGCAGTGATGGGGTTGCACGTCATTCGAACCCCGTTTATAAATGTGACATGTTAGGACGTACAGCGGGAGACACCCATTTTTCGCAAGAAAAACCCACCCCATATGTAACGTACGGAAACATATTCAACCTCTACAGCTGCAGTATATTCCTGCATGGATTCATAAATCATTATAacaacctttttttaaaaaggaggataGGAAAATTGCTTGACCGATGCAACTTCATAGATAATATTTGGAAAAACTGTAGActgatgcatattttttattacacaCTTGAGTATTATATCAACACAGGGGTGAGACTGGAAATGAATGCAGACAGCGTGGAGCGCATCTTAAGAAAGGGATACACTGATGAGGACGTTGCCCATAAAATGAAGGAGGTAAAATTATACAGCAACATCTTTTGCGCggataacataaaattgttGATGTATGTATACCAGGGTGGAGTGCGTTACTACGGACGTTACTTCGATGCGTGCAGGGCGTTTCTAGATAAGTACATACTAAATTTACTTCAAGAAGGAGTTTCCAAAGATGAATCGAcgggaaaaaacacaacgAAAGGAACAACACGAATAAAGGACGAGCATATTTACCTACTGCTGAGCGTTTTAAACCAAATGAATGTGCAGAATGAGGTAACATTTGACTTAGTAATGCGAAATTTTAAGCTACATGGGAAGAGTTATCCCCTTAGGGCAAGTCTCCTGATGCTGCAATTTTGTCACTCCCATGGGGGGGATGATTCATACCGTACCATTTATACACACATAGGGAGAACCGTGGATTCGCTGATCAGCTGCGATAATGCCATTTTACCAAATAATTTTggagttttattttttcccccttttttggtgaAGGAAGGAATACGTAGGATGTACCTCTCTCTGTTTGTAAAAAGCGCCAAATGGTATTTAcacagaaaggaaaaaacacaaacataTAGGTTAACTGATGAGCTGCTATACTTTGCCTTAAGTTACAACATACTGTGGAGAGACACTAATGCACATGGTgaaagttttttaaaatattttaaattaaaagaattaaaaaagatttatgaatttattcacgaatttgaaaaaataacaaaaaaaattccttcaaattaa
- a CDS encoding hypothetical protein (putative) produces MIESTLFKSWIPFYSFPFKFGISECKTLKQRGMLDKIVYTKIAMPWIIKDRFLLVDVWICEDFKFSKGIFLYASNFPKNSENMKNLVLDTDSCMEIDMAIHAFIAPRTFDETVVKCYVEVSPNINLSEFFISFLTKVFIKSCISHFVNACRNFQSNEEYNSELRKSRLFYDRLRKAAEECKIYDT; encoded by the exons ATGATTGAGAGTACCTTGTTCAAATCGTGGATTCCCTTCTACTCCTTCCCCTTCAA ATTTGGAATCAGCGAATGCAAAACGTTGAAGCAACGAGGAATGCTGGACAAAATAGTTTACACAAAAATTGCCATGCCGTGGATAATCAAGGACAG GTTCTTACTGGTGGACGTATGGATATGCGAAGatttcaaattttcgaaaGGCATCTTTTTATATGCCTCCAATTTTCCGAAGAATTCTGAAAATATG aAAAACCTGGTTTTGGACACGGACAGCTGCATGGAAATTGATATGGCGATCCACGCGTTTATCGCCCCCAGGACTTTCGACGAGACCGTCGTCAAGTGCTACGTCGAAGTATCACCCAACATAAATCTGAGcgagttttttatttcgtttttgaCAAA GGTTTTCATCAAAAGCTGCATATCCCACTTCGTGAACGCGTGTAGAAATTTCCAATCCAACGAAGAGTACAACAGTGAGCTGCGCAAGAGCCGTTTATTTTACGACCGCTTGCGGAAGGCAGCAGAGGagtgtaaaatatatgacacATGA
- a CDS encoding hypothetical protein (putative): MFGHLDKKFDNMVLLHADETFNKFTNIFKYISRESDTKGGEIGSPTKCGELFIEKGHRREKPGKAEKAEKAERAKKPTSDNLPWESNLLCNGRLCDRLSNDRLCDRLSNRLCSNPHTDKDGALGPTKRAASVIINNDDLYEELNIAHGGDIPNYDCIHMERKNIFNIFGNSIYSNIYNISNYMKCNHNYIHSLMIQKCSDKINYIKYFFFFIPYVINLCVNLLINFYILFSVYYYNNAVPLVPPYELAKMHILNLRNYKGIYYILFIFLFNFFFFLYALFLSKLNIIHVFLNQIYKNCKYESIYYCEHVMNEIYENCIFSHIVQMVLNRK, encoded by the coding sequence atgtttggtcatttggacaaaaaatttgataatatGGTCCTACTTCACGCTGATGAGACtttcaataaatttacaaatatcTTCAAGTATATAAGTAGGGAAAGCGAcacgaaggggggggaaataggCTCACCCACGAAATGTGGCGAGCTCTTCATCGAAAAGGGGCACCGGAGGGAGAAGCCGGGGAAGGCAGAGAAGGCGGAAAAGGCGGAGAGAGCGAAGAAGCCCACCTCTGATAACCTGCCATGGGAGAGCAACCTCCTCTGCAACGGCCGCTTATGCGACCGCTTATCCAACGACCGCCTATGCGACCGCCTATCCAACCGCCTCTGCAGCAACCCGCACACAGATAAAGACGGCGCGCTGGGCCCCACAAAACGTGCAGCCTCcgtaattataaataacgATGATTTATACGAAGAGTTGAATATCGCCCACGGGGGAGACATCCCCAATTACGATTGTATACacatggagagaaaaaatattttcaacatttttggaaattcGATATATTCAAATATATACAACATAAGCAACTACATGAAATGCAATCACAACTACATCCACTCATTAATGATCCAGAAATGTAGcgataaaattaattacatcaaatatttttttttcttcattcccTACGTAATTAATTTGTGTGTAAATTTacttataaatttttatatccttTTCTCCGTGTATTATTACAACAATGCCGTTCCTTTGGTCCCACCTTacgagctagccaaaatgcacattttaaatttgagAAATTATAAAGGGATATACTACAtcctgttcatatttttgttcaattttttttttttcttgtatgcTCTCTTCCTTTCCAAATTAAATATCATTCATGTCTTCCTTAATcagatttacaaaaattgcaaatacGAGTCCATTTACTACTGTGAGCATGTCATGAATGAGATTTACgaaaattgtattttttctcacattGTACAGATGGTACTGAACAGAAAGG
- a CDS encoding hypothetical protein (putative) has protein sequence MKSRAHIWVALLLACLPPRVKNLDKDVSSPVCKTDDVYTGDAFYPFKKKKYVLYDVNIGEGFNLQKEVLYRVALGVYYLNQEERTHVHYLVLPPWCYVTHWGREKTHNRIKWDVFFNLKALQNVIPVMEYHQYEEQFGSHVDYILSYQHVIEDWSKMDEKKSFQVLDLDKCHVKYYKKKKNLCKNCDHKYSVVYSGNCTNVKGKKTECLEIFFITSYFVSSTLSDIFHYDNNSVLIKHGRNILVALANELVEANLEDVLPYSKYLINEGNQFIEKNFKSSNNYISCHLRYTDFRKISTYDVSPVRISILKLLYIMFLRKSDIIFISTDEKKEVKKVIDKQFPQFKHFFFYENGKLHPGQVAIVDQWICTRSGTFVGTIFSRFSMHIKWERSLIGKGGADHNLDLCGYSIGTDQGLRKKYSDIQDADLDEEALQKLHPLYMSLSQTDRDYLRTICYDSAYHYPQNVSIYRRGDVPPEVRVVGIGGKRSA, from the exons ATGAAGAGCAGAGCGCACATTTGGGTTGCCCTCCTGTTGGCTTGCCTACCCCCGCGtgttaaaaatttagacAAGGACGTATCTTCCCCGGTATGCAAAACTGACGATGTGTATACGGGTGATGCCTTTTACCCtttcaagaaaaaaaaatacgtccTCTATGATGTGAACATCGGAGAAGGCTTCAAT tTGCAGAAGGAAGTACTATACCGAGTCGCGCTGGGTGTGTACTACCTCAACCAGGAGGAGAGGACACACGTGCATTATCTTGTGTTGCCTCCCTGGTGCTACGTCACCCAttggggaagggaaaaaacacacaacaGAATTAAATGGGACGTTTTCTTCAACCTGAAGGCTCTCCAAAATGTGATCCCCGTGATGGAGTACCATCAATATGAAGAACAGTTTGGGTCACACGTGGACTACATCCTTTCATATCAACATGTCATTGAAGATTGGTCCAAaatggatgaaaaaaaaagcttccaAGTTTTGGACTTAGACAAATGTCACgtgaaatattataaaaaaaaaaaaaatttatgtaaaaattgtgacCATAAATATTCAGTTGTATATTCAGGaaattgcacaaatgtgaagggaaaaaaaacggaatgtttagaaattttttttataactagCTATTTTGTAAGTTCCACTCTTTCAGATATATTTCACTACGACAACAATTCTGTCCTTATCAAACATGGCAGAAATATCCTGGTGGCTTTAGCAAACGAATTGGTGGAAGCAAATTTGGAGGATGTTCTCCCATAcagtaaatatttaataaatgagGGAAATCagtttattgaaaaaaatttcaagtCGAGTAATAACTACATAAGCTGCCATTTGAGGTATACGGACTTTAGGAAAATATCCACATATGATGTGTCACCTGTACGCATTTCgattttaaaattacttTACATCATgtttttgcgaaaaagtgacatcatttttatatcaactgatgagaagaaggaagtTAAAAAAGTGATTGACAAACAATTTCCTcaatttaaacatttttttttttacgaaaatggaaagttACACCCAGGACAGGTTGCTATTGTTGATCAATGGATTTGCACACGCTCAGGTACATTTGTGGGAACCATTTTTTCGAGATTCAGCATGCACATAAAATGGGAGCGATCTTTAATTGGTAAGGGTGGGGCGGATCACAATTTGGATCTTTGTGGTTACAGCATTGGCACCGATCAGGGGTTGCGAAAAAAGTATTCGGATATTCAAGATGCCGACCTCGATGAGGAGGCCTTGCAGAAGCTCCACCCCTTGTACATGTCCCTCTCGCAAACAGATAGGGACTACCTCAGGACTATTTGTTACGACTCTGCGTATCACTACCCCCAGAATGTGAGCATCTACCGGAGGGGGGACGTGCCCCCCGAGGTGCGTGTGGTGGGGATCGGAGGGAAAAGGAGCGCTTGA
- a CDS encoding apoptosisLrelated protein (putative), with translation MSNSIMQYLTPPNRTAHHFYFSVSRIAIVKEEKARRIEDIIIRNSQMGLLHRKIDDEQLIKIIEQVSEKIYKKEPVIEIRRRKQFDDDDDFNEEDYT, from the exons ATGAGCAATAGTATAATGCAATATTTGACTCCCCCTAACCGAACCGCTCACCACTTTTACTTTTCAGTGTCCAGGATAGCCAttgtgaaggaagaaaaggccAGGCGAATCGAGGACATAATCATAAGG AATAGCCAAATGGGTCTGCTACACAGAAAAATCGATGACGAGCAGCTAATTAAAATTATCGAG CAAgtgagtgaaaaaatttacaaaaaggaaccaGTGATAGAA ATAAGACGAAGGAAACAGTtcgatgacgatgatgactTCAACGAAGAGGACTACACGTGA